The following are encoded in a window of Nocardia sp. BMG111209 genomic DNA:
- a CDS encoding HAD family hydrolase: MVATDVDGTLIDEREQVSVRTRAAVAALVADGVPFVLATGRPPRWIAPVVSGLGHAPLCVCGNGAVVYDSATDRILEARTLEPADLTWIAELAERVLPGCGLAAERVGRSAHDAATPQFVSSPEYEHAWLNPDDTRVSRAEVVAAPAIKMLIRLRGAESADMVAALAPELADRADLTYSTNNGLIEVSAPGVTKASGLTTVAERLGVAHAAIIAFGDMPNDVPMLLMAGHGVAMANAHPAALAAADEVTETNGADGVARVLERWWH, encoded by the coding sequence ATGGTGGCAACCGATGTCGATGGCACGTTGATCGACGAGCGGGAGCAGGTGAGCGTGCGCACCCGGGCCGCGGTCGCCGCGCTGGTGGCCGACGGCGTGCCCTTCGTCCTCGCGACCGGCCGCCCGCCGCGCTGGATCGCCCCGGTGGTGTCGGGCCTGGGCCACGCGCCGCTGTGCGTCTGCGGCAACGGCGCGGTGGTCTACGACAGCGCGACGGACCGGATCCTGGAGGCCCGCACCCTCGAGCCCGCGGACCTGACCTGGATCGCGGAGCTGGCCGAGCGGGTGCTGCCCGGCTGCGGCCTGGCCGCCGAGCGGGTCGGCCGCAGCGCCCACGACGCGGCCACCCCGCAATTCGTGAGTTCACCGGAATACGAGCACGCCTGGCTCAATCCCGATGACACCCGGGTGTCGCGGGCCGAGGTGGTCGCCGCTCCGGCGATCAAGATGCTGATCCGCCTGCGCGGCGCCGAGAGCGCCGACATGGTGGCGGCGCTGGCCCCCGAGCTGGCGGACCGCGCCGATCTCACCTACTCGACCAACAACGGGCTGATCGAGGTCTCCGCACCCGGCGTCACCAAGGCGTCCGGCCTGACCACGGTGGCGGAGCGGCTCGGCGTCGCACACGCCGCGATCATCGCCTTCGGCGATATGCCCAACGACGTGCCCATGCTGCTCATGGCCGGCCACGGGGTCGCCATGGCCAACGCCCACCCGGCCGCGCTGGCCGCGGCCGACGAGGTCACCGAGACCAACGGCGCCGACGGCGTCGCCCGCGTCCTCGAACGCTGGTGGCACTGA
- a CDS encoding ABC transporter permease, with protein MTGFLLRRALNYVVLLILASFLTFALASLTFHPLNNLEQRNPRPPQSVIDAKAAELHLNEPIPQRYLTWAEGVTHGDFGKTLAGQPISKELPRRIGVSLRLLLIGSVVGTVLGVLIGAAGAIRQYKFSDYFTTVVSLLLLSTPVFLLATLLKYGALQVNSATGMQIFLYTGETSATAVHGWWNQFVDRLQHLVVPSLGLALGSMAGYSRYQRNAMLDVLQSDFIRTARAKGLTRGRALYKHGLRTALIPMATLFAYGLGGLITGATFTEKIFGWHGVGEWFIDGVNANDLYIVVTVTAFTGLVVLVSGLLSDIVYALLDPRVRVG; from the coding sequence ATGACCGGCTTTCTGCTGCGGCGCGCGCTGAACTACGTCGTCCTGCTGATCCTGGCGTCGTTCCTCACGTTCGCTCTCGCGTCGCTGACCTTCCACCCGTTGAACAATCTCGAGCAGCGCAATCCGCGGCCGCCGCAGTCGGTGATCGACGCGAAGGCCGCGGAACTGCACCTGAACGAGCCGATTCCGCAGCGCTATCTGACCTGGGCGGAGGGCGTGACGCACGGCGACTTCGGCAAAACCCTGGCCGGACAGCCGATCTCGAAGGAGCTGCCGCGGCGGATCGGAGTGAGCCTGCGGCTGTTGCTGATCGGCTCGGTCGTCGGCACTGTGCTGGGCGTGCTGATCGGCGCGGCGGGCGCGATCCGGCAGTACAAGTTCAGCGACTACTTCACGACCGTGGTCTCGCTGCTGCTGCTCAGCACGCCGGTGTTCCTGCTCGCCACCTTGTTGAAATACGGTGCGCTACAAGTCAATTCGGCCACCGGTATGCAGATCTTCCTGTACACCGGCGAGACCTCGGCCACCGCGGTGCACGGCTGGTGGAACCAGTTCGTCGACCGATTACAACATCTGGTGGTGCCGAGCCTGGGCCTGGCGCTCGGCTCGATGGCGGGCTACAGCCGCTATCAGCGCAACGCCATGCTCGACGTGCTGCAGAGCGATTTCATCCGCACTGCCCGCGCCAAGGGGCTGACCCGCGGCCGGGCCCTGTACAAGCACGGGCTGCGGACCGCGCTGATCCCGATGGCGACCCTGTTCGCCTACGGCCTCGGCGGCCTGATCACCGGCGCCACCTTCACCGAGAAGATCTTCGGCTGGCACGGCGTCGGCGAGTGGTTCATCGACGGCGTCAACGCCAACGACCTGTACATCGTGGTGACCGTCACGGCGTTCACCGGCCTGGTGGTGCTGGTGTCGGGCCTGCTGTCCGACATCGTGTACGCCCTGCTCGACCCCCGGGTGCGTGTGGGATGA
- a CDS encoding ABC transporter permease, with amino-acid sequence MTDAEMIVQGTPEATAAGRRTLVWRRFRRNRSAVTAAIVLLLIVAGAFGLPPLLPYKYSQRDSYALQQPPSPKHLFGTDTIGLDMLAQTLHGLQKSLVIGICVAILTSLIAVTAGSVAGLVGGWTDRAIMWLVDLLLVVPSFIVIAIFAPRTKGSGSILLLTALLAAFGWMISARLVRGMTLSLRDREFVRAARYMGANTWTVITTHIVPNIASIVIIDTTLAVGSAIMSETGLSFLGFGVQPPDVSLGSLIGRGADQWTAPWMFLFPGGFLIAIVLCANLIGDGLRDAFDPGSRRARARRRKSTTTDAAPSADEKVQAS; translated from the coding sequence ATGACCGACGCCGAGATGATCGTGCAGGGCACGCCGGAGGCCACCGCGGCCGGGCGGCGCACCCTGGTGTGGCGCCGCTTCCGGCGCAACCGGTCCGCGGTGACCGCCGCGATCGTGCTGCTGCTGATCGTGGCCGGCGCGTTCGGCCTGCCACCGCTGCTGCCCTACAAGTACTCCCAGCGCGACAGTTACGCGCTGCAGCAGCCGCCGAGTCCGAAGCACTTGTTCGGTACCGACACCATCGGCCTGGACATGCTCGCGCAGACCCTGCACGGGCTGCAGAAGTCCTTGGTGATCGGTATCTGTGTGGCGATTCTCACCTCGCTGATCGCGGTCACCGCCGGGTCGGTGGCCGGACTGGTCGGCGGCTGGACCGACCGGGCCATCATGTGGCTGGTGGATCTGCTGCTGGTGGTGCCGAGCTTCATCGTCATCGCGATCTTCGCGCCGCGCACCAAGGGCAGCGGCTCGATCCTGCTGCTGACCGCGCTGCTCGCCGCGTTCGGCTGGATGATCAGCGCGCGCCTGGTCCGCGGGATGACGCTGAGCCTGCGCGATCGCGAATTCGTCCGGGCCGCACGGTATATGGGAGCGAACACCTGGACGGTGATCACCACCCACATCGTGCCGAACATCGCCTCGATCGTGATCATCGACACCACCCTGGCGGTGGGTTCTGCGATCATGTCCGAAACCGGTTTGAGCTTTCTGGGATTCGGCGTGCAGCCGCCGGACGTGTCGCTGGGATCGCTGATCGGCCGCGGCGCCGACCAGTGGACCGCCCCGTGGATGTTCCTGTTCCCCGGCGGCTTCCTGATCGCGATCGTGTTGTGCGCGAACCTGATCGGTGACGGCCTGCGCGACGCGTTCGATCCGGGTTCCCGGCGCGCCCGGGCCCGGCGCCGCAAGAGCACCACGACCGATGCGGCGCCGTCCGCCGACGAGAAGGTCCAGGCGTCATGA
- a CDS encoding ABC transporter ATP-binding protein, protein MTEPNVSLLEVSDLAVSFPGEEGRIDAVRGVNYTVSDGEVLAIVGESGSGKSVSSLAVMGLLPDQARVRGSIRLRGRELLGMGDRQLSALRGSRISMVFQDPLSALTPVYRVGDQIAEALTAHKDLGRRQADARAVELLDLVGIPDPEQRARAFPHEFSGGMRQRVVIAMAIANNPELIICDEPTTALDVTVQRQILELLRTARDITHAGVVMITHDMGIAATLADRVAVMYAGRIVESAPVSELFNAPRMPYTVGLLGSIPRMDGPARSPLIPIAGSPPAMHALPPGCPFAPRCPVAIDACRTVEPPLAPLAADHAAACLRTGEVGTEELFTAYRREVVAPEPGGDEEADTPVVLRVSELTKTFPLTSGMVFRRRTGVVRAVDGVDFEIRAGRTLALVGESGSGKSTTLTQIMDLVRPESGTIEVFGADVATLTREQRRELRRRMQIVFQDPSASLDPRLPIFDALAEPLRVDGRRRDEIRRRVPELLRQVGLEPEHADRYPADFSGGQKQRINIARALALDPALLVLDEPVSSLDVSIQAGVLNLLRDLQIERCLSYLFVSHDLSVVRNLAHDIAVMYRGRIVEYGPADRIFADPRDEYTRALIDAVPVPVVSR, encoded by the coding sequence ATGACCGAGCCCAACGTATCCCTGCTCGAGGTGTCCGATCTGGCGGTGTCGTTCCCGGGCGAGGAGGGGCGCATCGACGCCGTCCGCGGGGTGAACTACACCGTCTCCGACGGCGAGGTGCTGGCCATCGTCGGCGAATCCGGCTCCGGTAAGTCGGTGTCCTCGCTGGCGGTGATGGGACTGCTGCCCGACCAGGCCCGGGTGCGCGGGTCGATCCGGCTGCGCGGCCGGGAACTGCTCGGCATGGGCGACCGGCAGCTGTCGGCGCTGCGCGGCAGCCGGATCAGCATGGTGTTCCAGGACCCGCTGTCGGCGCTGACCCCGGTGTACCGGGTCGGCGACCAGATCGCCGAGGCGCTGACCGCGCACAAGGATCTGGGCCGGCGGCAGGCCGACGCGCGGGCGGTCGAACTGCTGGATCTGGTCGGCATCCCGGATCCGGAACAGCGCGCCCGCGCCTTCCCGCACGAATTCTCCGGCGGTATGCGGCAGCGGGTGGTGATCGCGATGGCGATCGCCAACAATCCCGAGCTGATCATCTGCGACGAGCCGACCACCGCACTGGACGTGACGGTGCAGCGGCAGATCCTCGAACTGTTGCGCACCGCGCGCGACATCACCCACGCGGGCGTCGTCATGATCACCCACGACATGGGTATCGCGGCCACCCTCGCCGACCGGGTGGCGGTGATGTACGCCGGGCGGATCGTCGAGTCCGCGCCGGTATCCGAGCTGTTCAACGCGCCGCGGATGCCGTACACCGTCGGCCTGCTGGGCTCGATCCCGCGGATGGACGGCCCGGCCCGCTCCCCGCTGATCCCGATCGCCGGCAGTCCGCCGGCCATGCACGCGCTGCCGCCGGGCTGCCCGTTCGCGCCGCGCTGCCCGGTCGCGATCGACGCCTGCCGCACCGTCGAACCGCCGCTGGCGCCCCTGGCCGCCGACCACGCGGCCGCCTGCCTGCGCACCGGCGAGGTCGGCACCGAGGAACTGTTCACCGCGTACCGCCGCGAGGTCGTCGCGCCCGAGCCCGGCGGCGACGAGGAGGCGGACACCCCGGTGGTGCTGCGGGTCTCGGAGCTGACCAAGACCTTCCCGCTCACCTCCGGCATGGTGTTCCGCCGCCGCACCGGCGTGGTCCGGGCGGTGGACGGCGTCGATTTCGAGATCCGGGCCGGTCGCACGCTGGCCCTGGTCGGCGAGTCCGGTTCGGGCAAGTCCACCACGCTGACCCAGATCATGGATCTGGTGCGGCCCGAATCCGGCACGATCGAGGTGTTCGGCGCCGACGTCGCGACCCTGACCCGGGAGCAGCGCCGCGAGCTGCGGCGGCGGATGCAGATCGTGTTCCAGGACCCGTCGGCCTCGCTGGATCCGCGGCTGCCGATCTTCGACGCGCTCGCCGAACCGCTGCGCGTCGACGGCCGCCGCCGCGACGAGATCCGCCGGCGGGTACCCGAACTGCTGCGACAGGTCGGATTGGAGCCCGAACACGCCGACCGCTATCCCGCCGACTTCTCCGGCGGGCAGAAGCAGCGCATCAACATCGCCCGCGCGCTGGCGCTCGACCCGGCCCTGCTGGTGCTCGACGAGCCGGTCTCGTCGCTGGACGTCTCGATCCAGGCGGGGGTGCTGAACCTGTTGCGGGACCTGCAGATCGAGCGCTGCCTGTCGTATCTGTTCGTGTCCCACGACCTTTCGGTGGTGCGCAACCTCGCCCACGACATCGCGGTGATGTATCGCGGCCGGATCGTCGAATACGGCCCGGCGGACCGGATTTTCGCCGATCCGCGGGACGAGTACACCCGGGCGCTGATCGACGCGGTACCGGTTCCGGTCGTCTCACGATAG
- a CDS encoding ABC transporter family substrate-binding protein: MRISARAVLAVTVAVTTVLGLGACSGGAPAPAGRTALGTTNDINPVPREGVREGGNLRLPTPSVPENWNVLSNDGNDADFADIVRPMLPQAFTIDPGGRLEVDHDFFTDVQLTSTDPQQVTYTINPKAVWSDGSPITWADIAAQAHALSGADKKYLIAINNGFDRVSDVQRGADDRQAVITFKQHYSEWRGQFSGNAMLYPKSVTGDPEAFDHGLVNGITLTAGPFAVQSIDRTQGRITLGRNPKWWGTPPKLDTITFSVLDRAAWPGALQNNELDAAWLSTSNDVAAVRTSPGVVLRRAPGNRWRQLTFNGAPGSILADRQLRVAISKAIDRSGIAAAALRGLTDTPVPLNSHIFLQGQPGYRDNSTVFDPAAAAAELDKLGWTLQGDVRVKDGRRLEIRDVMYNDPAWVQIAQIIQDNLAHVGVKMSIDVRPAQNFFSGVVIPGDFDLAQFSYQGDPFPLSSLPQIYALHPDDEQGNFGRIGSPELNDLIDRTQSELDPDKAIDLANQVDRSVFEEGHSLPLTQDPGNWGVRDNVANFGAPGLASYDYTLIGFVN; encoded by the coding sequence GTGCGGATATCCGCGCGCGCAGTGCTGGCGGTGACGGTCGCCGTGACGACGGTCCTCGGGCTCGGCGCCTGTTCCGGGGGTGCGCCGGCGCCGGCCGGTCGCACCGCGCTGGGCACCACCAACGACATCAATCCCGTACCGCGCGAAGGGGTTCGCGAGGGCGGGAATCTGCGGCTGCCGACGCCGTCGGTCCCGGAGAACTGGAATGTGCTCTCCAACGACGGCAACGACGCCGACTTCGCCGATATCGTGCGCCCGATGCTGCCGCAGGCGTTCACGATCGATCCCGGCGGCCGGCTCGAGGTCGACCACGACTTCTTCACCGATGTGCAGCTGACCAGCACCGATCCGCAGCAGGTCACCTACACCATCAACCCGAAGGCGGTGTGGAGCGACGGGTCGCCGATCACCTGGGCCGATATCGCCGCGCAGGCGCACGCGCTCAGCGGCGCCGACAAGAAGTACCTGATCGCCATCAACAACGGCTTCGACCGGGTGTCCGATGTCCAGCGCGGCGCCGACGACCGGCAGGCCGTGATCACCTTCAAGCAGCACTATTCCGAATGGCGCGGCCAGTTCTCGGGCAACGCGATGCTGTACCCGAAATCGGTGACCGGCGATCCGGAGGCGTTCGACCACGGCCTGGTCAACGGGATCACGCTGACCGCCGGGCCGTTCGCGGTGCAGTCGATCGACCGCACCCAGGGCCGGATCACGCTGGGCCGCAACCCGAAATGGTGGGGTACGCCGCCGAAGCTGGACACCATCACCTTCAGCGTGCTGGACCGGGCCGCCTGGCCCGGCGCACTCCAGAACAACGAACTCGACGCCGCGTGGCTGAGCACCAGCAACGACGTTGCGGCCGTGCGCACCTCGCCGGGAGTGGTGCTGCGGCGCGCACCCGGTAACCGCTGGCGGCAGCTCACCTTCAACGGCGCCCCCGGTTCGATCCTGGCCGATCGGCAACTGCGCGTGGCGATCTCGAAGGCGATCGACCGGTCGGGGATCGCCGCGGCGGCGCTGCGCGGCCTCACCGATACCCCGGTTCCGTTGAACAGCCACATCTTCCTGCAAGGGCAGCCCGGATATCGGGACAACAGCACGGTTTTCGATCCCGCGGCGGCCGCCGCCGAACTGGACAAGCTCGGCTGGACCCTGCAGGGCGACGTGCGGGTCAAGGACGGCCGGCGGCTGGAGATCCGCGACGTCATGTACAACGATCCGGCCTGGGTGCAGATAGCCCAGATCATCCAGGACAATCTGGCCCATGTGGGCGTGAAGATGTCCATCGACGTGCGGCCGGCGCAGAACTTCTTCAGCGGTGTGGTGATTCCGGGCGATTTCGATCTGGCCCAGTTCTCCTATCAGGGCGATCCGTTCCCGCTGAGCAGTCTGCCGCAGATCTACGCGCTGCATCCCGACGACGAGCAGGGCAATTTCGGCCGGATCGGCTCGCCGGAACTCAACGACCTGATCGACCGGACCCAGTCCGAACTCGATCCGGACAAGGCGATCGACCTGGCGAATCAGGTGGACCGCAGTGTGTTCGAGGAGGGGCACTCACTGCCGCTCACGCAGGACCCGGGCAACTGGGGAGTGCGCGACAACGTCGCCAACTTCGGCGCACCCGGCCTGGCCTCCTACGACTACACCCTCATCGGCTTCGTGAACTGA
- a CDS encoding ABC transporter family substrate-binding protein, with protein sequence MRIRPLVTRLAIPAVAVGLLVSGCSAGTGPSGTADIGTTNDIDPQDPAALKDGGNLRMSISSFPETFNNLHVDTDADVSAVVAPLLPSAFNFDAAAVPSVNHDYFTDVALTGTNPQQVTYTINPKAVWTDGSPITWADLQSEAAALGGADKGFQINSPGGFDRVAKVERGVDDRQAIVTFSKPYAEWQGQFSPLYPKAVTANPQAFNDLDRNTLTVGSGPFVISNIDRTQNRITLSRNPKWWGDTPKLDTVTFSVLDSTAVLGGIQNNELDYAYMSGLANVTAARTTPGIAVRRAAEPSFNVLTFNGANGSILADAKLRLAISKAIDRQAIVNASQHGVVDTPKTLNNHIFMAGQKGYQDNSAPTAFDPNQAAAELDSLGWKLNGDTREKDGRKLVLRDVMYQQDLWVDSAKIIQENLAKVGVKLDIQTYPGQSLFTNVINPGNFDLAQFGWSGSALPLGALEQIYAYYPDNPQGNHGRIGSTELNTLIDQTLSELDPGKAIDLANQCDKMIWAEGFSLPLNQASGNYAVRSNLANIGAFGLASADWTKIGFVQ encoded by the coding sequence ATGCGGATTCGTCCACTGGTGACCCGACTGGCGATCCCGGCGGTCGCCGTCGGACTGCTGGTGTCGGGCTGTAGCGCCGGCACCGGCCCGTCCGGCACCGCCGATATCGGGACGACCAACGATATCGATCCACAGGATCCCGCCGCGTTGAAGGACGGCGGCAATCTGCGGATGTCGATCAGCTCCTTCCCGGAGACCTTCAACAATCTGCACGTCGATACGGACGCCGACGTCTCGGCCGTGGTCGCCCCGCTGCTGCCGTCGGCATTCAATTTCGACGCCGCGGCTGTGCCCTCGGTGAATCACGACTATTTCACCGACGTCGCGTTGACGGGTACCAACCCGCAACAGGTCACCTACACCATCAACCCGAAGGCGGTGTGGACCGACGGCAGCCCGATCACCTGGGCGGACCTGCAGTCCGAGGCGGCAGCGCTGGGCGGCGCGGACAAGGGTTTCCAGATCAACTCCCCGGGCGGTTTCGACCGGGTCGCGAAGGTGGAGCGGGGGGTCGACGATCGGCAGGCGATCGTCACGTTCAGCAAGCCGTACGCCGAATGGCAGGGGCAATTCAGCCCGCTGTATCCGAAGGCGGTCACCGCGAACCCGCAAGCGTTCAACGACCTGGATCGCAACACCCTCACGGTCGGTTCCGGCCCGTTCGTGATCAGCAATATCGACCGCACCCAGAATCGGATCACGCTGAGCCGCAATCCGAAATGGTGGGGCGACACCCCCAAACTCGACACCGTCACCTTCAGTGTGCTGGACAGTACCGCGGTCCTGGGCGGCATCCAGAACAACGAACTCGACTACGCCTACATGTCGGGGCTGGCGAATGTGACGGCCGCGCGCACCACACCCGGAATCGCCGTCCGGCGCGCCGCGGAGCCGTCGTTCAACGTACTGACCTTCAACGGCGCGAACGGCTCGATCCTGGCCGATGCCAAATTGCGCCTGGCGATCTCGAAGGCGATCGACCGGCAGGCCATCGTGAACGCCAGCCAGCACGGCGTGGTCGACACTCCGAAAACGCTGAACAACCATATTTTCATGGCCGGTCAGAAGGGGTACCAGGACAATTCGGCGCCGACCGCCTTCGACCCGAATCAGGCCGCCGCGGAATTGGATTCGCTGGGCTGGAAGCTCAACGGCGACACCCGGGAGAAGGACGGCCGGAAGCTGGTGCTGCGGGATGTGATGTATCAGCAGGACCTGTGGGTCGACAGCGCGAAGATCATCCAGGAGAACCTGGCCAAGGTCGGCGTGAAGCTCGACATCCAGACCTACCCCGGGCAGAGTCTGTTCACCAACGTCATCAACCCGGGCAATTTCGATCTGGCACAGTTCGGTTGGAGCGGCAGCGCGCTGCCGTTGGGCGCGCTGGAGCAGATCTACGCGTACTACCCGGACAACCCGCAGGGTAACCACGGCCGGATCGGGTCGACGGAGCTCAATACGCTCATCGATCAGACCTTGTCGGAACTGGATCCGGGCAAGGCGATCGACCTGGCCAACCAGTGCGACAAGATGATCTGGGCAGAAGGCTTCTCGCTGCCGCTGAACCAGGCCTCCGGCAATTACGCGGTCCGGTCGAATCTGGCGAATATCGGCGCGTTCGGGCTCGCGTCCGCGGATTGGACGAAAATCGGCTTCGTGCAGTGA
- a CDS encoding 1-acyl-sn-glycerol-3-phosphate acyltransferase: protein MGQEPVFDVLTGLVRTFFGLQGLRIDIGGQDNIPRTGGAVLAVNHTAYLDFMEVGLVGRRSGRNVRYMMKAELEHGIVGWLMKHCKAIGVDRSAGAQSYTRAVDSLRDGEIVVVYPEATISRSFELKEFKSGAARMAIEAGVPIIPMTIWGAHRVWTKDLPKQLGRHRFPINIRIGTPIPPGESADDLTADLRTAMTELLTRAQEGYDMPAGAPWVPARLGGSAPTPERALVLDQEEMARRRAAAERRAAG from the coding sequence ATGGGGCAAGAACCGGTCTTCGATGTGCTCACCGGCCTGGTGCGTACGTTCTTCGGGCTGCAGGGCCTGCGGATAGATATCGGCGGCCAGGACAATATTCCGCGCACGGGCGGCGCCGTACTGGCGGTGAACCACACGGCGTATCTGGACTTCATGGAGGTCGGGCTGGTCGGCCGCAGATCCGGCCGCAACGTCCGCTACATGATGAAGGCCGAGTTGGAGCACGGCATCGTCGGCTGGCTGATGAAGCACTGCAAGGCGATCGGCGTCGACCGCAGCGCGGGGGCGCAATCCTATACGCGCGCGGTGGATTCGCTGCGGGACGGCGAGATCGTGGTGGTCTATCCGGAGGCCACGATCAGCCGCAGCTTCGAACTGAAGGAATTCAAGTCCGGCGCGGCCCGGATGGCGATCGAGGCCGGGGTGCCCATCATTCCGATGACCATCTGGGGCGCGCACCGGGTCTGGACCAAGGACCTCCCGAAACAGCTGGGCCGCCACCGCTTCCCGATCAACATCCGGATCGGCACACCCATCCCGCCGGGCGAGTCGGCCGACGACCTGACCGCCGACCTGCGCACGGCCATGACGGAACTGCTGACCCGCGCACAGGAGGGCTACGACATGCCCGCCGGCGCTCCTTGGGTCCCGGCCCGCCTCGGCGGCTCGGCCCCGACCCCGGAACGGGCGCTCGTCCTGGACCAGGAGGAAATGGCCCGCCGCCGCGCCGCCGCCGAGCGCCGCGCCGCGGGCTGA